The following proteins are co-located in the Phaeodactylum tricornutum CCAP 1055/1 chromosome 2, whole genome shotgun sequence genome:
- a CDS encoding predicted protein, producing the protein MGKPVASRSRASTERSPPPKERKSCCRICCLSVILLILLLGVGGILVWLFFPEETKSQLNNVVNTTGNVPKVPSVTIPGTGGGSAPEPTYQFMQCTDPSVCCNGLSTLCDATVDSVMYAALHNAMATSEDGFFLGPNHDYKLEDALKWGYRGINLDIGNCNGELQFIHGRCLLGSRNVVEVLTNINTFLTENPSEVVILPLQIDNSVGAGTIDLFDIYSIMQSVPGFTDRMYVHPEVTTEWPTLGELVETDKRILFFHYGGPSCWDNSSPCPPGFHDWFYYGAETRFSFSDVDAIRDTTSSCEITRGENSRRRFFSVNNFVTLPSSNAAGVLNRLNFVQQHVQQCSALNDGLDVNLVFVDFWHKGNLPEAVQLHNSALARRLIQDNGTRKLLRSPRQTYSKRDI; encoded by the coding sequence ATGGGAAAGCCTGTCGCGAGCCGTTCGCGAGCATCGACGGAGCGATCGCCACCGcccaaagaaagaaagagtTGCTGTCGCATCTGTTGCTTGTCGGTGATCCTCCTTATATTGCTATTGGGTGTGGGAGGCATTCTCGTGTGGCTGTTTTTCCCGGAGGAGACCAAGTCGCAATTGAACAATGTCGTCAACACGACCGGGAACGTTCCGAAAGTGCCCAGCGTGACGATACCAGGAACCGGTGGCGGTTCTGCCCCCGAGCCCACCTACCAATTCATGCAGTGCACGGACCCTTCCGTGTGCTGCAACGGACTTTCCACGTTGTGTGACGCCACCGTGGATTCCGTCATGTACGCGGCCCTTCACAACGCCATGGCAACGTCGGAGGATGGATTCTTCCTCGGACCTAATCACGACTACAAACTGGAAGACGCTTTGAAATGGGGTTACCGCGGTATCAACTTGGACATTGGAAATTGCAACGGCGAATTGCAATTTATACACGGGCGGTGTCTACTAGGCTCGCGAAACGTGGTCGAAGTGCTCACTAACATCAATACGTTCCTGACGGAGAATCCGTCAGAAGTCGTAATTCTGCCTCTACAAATTGACAACAGTGTGGGAGCCGGAACAATCGACCTCTTTGACATCTACAGCATCATGCAGAGTGTCCCTGGCTTTACCGACCGCATGTACGTGCACCCTGAAGTAACCACCGAGTGGCCGACCCTTGGCGAACTCGTCGAGACCGACAAACgcattcttttcttccactaCGGTGGTCCCTCGTGTTGGGACAATTCGAGTCCGTGTCCACCGGGCTTTCACGATTGGTTCTACTACGGGGCCGAAACACGATTCTCTTTTTCCGACGTGGACGCAATTCGCGACACCACCTCCAGTTGCGAGATTACTCGCGGAGAAAACTCTCGGCGCCGCTTTTTCAGCGTCAACAATTTTGTCACCCTACCCAGCAGCAACGCCGCTGGTGTCCTAAACAGGCTGAActttgtccaacaacatgTCCAGCAGTGTTCTGCTTTGAATGATGGACTGGACGTGAATCTGGTCTTTGTGGATTTTTGGCACAAGGGTAATTTGCCCGAAGCAGTTCAACTCCATAATAGTGCTCTCGCACGCAGATTGATTCAAGACAACGGTACTCGGAAGCTATTGCGTTCACCACGGCAGACGTATAGTAAACGGGACATTTGA
- a CDS encoding predicted protein encodes MTTIPTQKPLVVILGWLGSKPRNLLPYERLYQQLGFRVLCHTAAPAMIVESVLQPSLKDQIVSPPIPWTSLSASTPRSMSHLAWNILVECHQAHPSAILFHLLSNGGCFVWERIRQILDRTIQNAPKEQHTTELYHHNEKLDQCLQHVKNNIAGVVFDSCPGGQLDGIGKALQYCSWDDRIQATWAGGSDLFKLQYAGTSSSIYPQVQARSQEYLDSLRDDCWNLPQLYFCSEDDDLAPYPALESLVRHRQRIFGKDLIWMRSWQSSRHVSHLCQHPKNYAQTLESFVQRCLSDQSSKL; translated from the coding sequence ATGACCACTATTCCTACCCAAAAACCCCTCGTGGTAATTCTCGGCTGGCTGGGATCCAAGCCTCGAAACCTATTGCCTTACGAACGACTCTATCAGCAGCTTGGCTTTCGTGTACTATGTCACACGGCCGCACCAGCCATGATTGTTGAGTCCGTCTTGCAGCCGTCGTTGAAGGACCAAATCGTGTCGCCTCCGATTCCGTGGACGTCCTTGTCGGCATCGACACCACGGTCAATGTCACACTTGGCGTGGAACATTTTGGTCGAGTGTCACCAAGCGCATCCTTCCGCTATATTATTCCATCTCCTGTCGAACGGGGGATGCTTCGTGTGGGAACGCATAAGGCAGATACTCGATAGAACTATACAGAATGCTCCAAAGGAGCAACATACTACCGAGCTGTACCACCACAACGAAAAACTCGACCAATGTTTACAGCACGTTAAGAATAATATAGCCGGGGTCGTCTTTGACTCTTGTCCTGGAGGCCAGCTCGATGGTATCGGGAAGGCTTTGCAATATTGTTCTTGGGATGACCGAATCCAAGCAACATGGGCCGGTGGTTCGGATCTCTTTAAATTACAGTACGCTGGCACATCCAGCTCAATTTACCCGCAAGTACAAGCGCGGAGCCAGGAATATCTGGACTCATTGCGCGACGATTGCTGGAATCTGCCTCAATTGTACTTCTGCAGCGAAGATGACGATTTAGCTCCGTATCCCGCCTTGGAATCCTTGGTCCGACATCGACAGCGGATATTCGGCAAAGATCTTATTTGGATGCGATCATGGCAGTCATCTCGTCATGTAAGTCATTTGTGCCAACATCCTAAGAATTATGCACAAACGCTAGAAAGCTTCGTCCAACGGTGCTTGTCCGATCAAAGTTCCAAGCTATAA
- a CDS encoding predicted protein gives MLARSAKTCASAITLLLNSVRNFRIGQHPYHSQRTVQTAFDSTTTTPRALSFQEELFRAVDNWLLDASLFGRLRVTKRPVPSCRRFVAATRTLRSAGAIIGEQQPLLVRLSRNLPATSLDHTMTEEGVFFHRLRTWRHNPCLMRPVAAVVLLTMCLVGGVGILLAFPGVILGILVAPVAARMVYAVEFLYPTGLGRWAHFFIIRLAQKARSPKTDDKNGGFHSRAMETRVEVVPERVYIHPLPQLLDNLGHLVLCVPPRTIVAFVVDCGDAVAVVRQLEIISDIHYNKQPIQVQSIVSTHKHWDHTGGNEDLAQHAVVGEHLNLIIGGAVEGVPGCNFPVADGEFLPLPRHGLNDMQDLVSVEAVATPAHTRGSMTYLLRTREGSNAGVYMFTGDTMFSAGSGVPFEADVDKHQEETATKHGYSAIKASAAGYAVERCFAELLARCGYNGDRSNSLSSDKVMLFSGHEYTAELLIRQLSQSVGDSCNWKLFSPDYFFETVSQLYVAMHRRSLPHSSGKLLCVPSSLQRELYINPQFRSLRKRGEILSGAIRHWNDHFAMVKIAEDYGLFENPHSNGTANARSKDGPPLSSTTRQWNLAAQNINRQVFTTVYADDFNDVIERLESGRMSAAQASHVLKRMKTKLGTPSVNRRPIPNTLPSNRSVFKGLVGFVLLGSRPAALTLADARVLKLPPPTRATNNRIRISKIRLITVLTWLGLIEDNQEGRRLHAMIAQIWREALEFQGRVLGDLKLTVEDSSYNTVDVEGTSADDEVELGALKWVVYGLPWYGPKGNWCRPCAQPAIHYDPLHPVGRSNLPQHAGEMIRHDVFSCYLCRNATGCPLTDGSYSNTQTGESMRVHPSMNTINSTTCDEEGEAACIEVEMAASILKEA, from the exons ATGTTGGCACGCTCAGCCAAAACCTGCGCATCTGCTATTACTCTTTTACT GAATTCTGTTCGAAACTTTCGTATTGGCCAGCATCcctatcacagtcaacgaacCGTCCAGACTGCGTTCGACTCAACGACTACAACCCCACGTGCATTATCTTTCCAAGAAGAGTTGTTTAGAGCTGTCGATAATTGGCTTCTAGACGCGTCGCTATTCGGAAGATTACGTGTTACGAAGCGACCTGTTCCTTCGTGCCGACGTTTCGTGGCTGCGACGAGGACTCTTCGCAGCGCCGGTGCAATCATTGGCGAGCAACAACCCTTGTTAGTTCGGCTATCTAGGAACTTGCCAGCAACTTCACTGGACCACACAATGACTGAAGAAGGCGTCTTTTTTCACCGCTTGCGGACGTGGCGACACAATCCGTGTTTGATGCGTCCCGTCGCTGCCGTGGTGCTGTTGACCATGTGCTTGGTGGGGGGCGTGGGAATCTTGTTGGCGTTTCCAGGCGTAATTCTTGGCATTTTGGTCGCCCCGGTAGCCGCACGAATGGTCTACGCCGTTGAATTTCTGTATCCCACCGGATTAGGCCGGTGGGCGCACTTTTTCATCATCCGGCTGGCCCAAAAAGCTCGCAGTCCCAAGACCGACGACAAGAATGGCGGGTTCCACTCCCGTGCGATGGAGACGCGCGTGGAAGTGGTACCGGAACGGGTATACATTCATCCACTGCCGCAGCTTTTGGACAATTTGGGTCATCTCGTCCTCTGCGTACCTCCCCGGACC ATTGTGGCGTTCGTGGTCGACTGTGGAGATGCTGTGGCTGTCGTGCGGCAGCTGGAAATTATCAGTGACATCCATTACAATAAACAGCCCATTCAGGTGCAATCCATTGTGTCGACGCACAAACATTGGGATCATACCGGAGGTAATGAGGATCTTGCACAACACGCGGTGGTTGGGGAACATCTGAACCTCATTATTGGAGGTGCCGTGGAAGGCGTGCCTGGCTGCAATTTTCCAGTGGCGGATGGAGAATTCTTGCCATTGCCCCGGCACGGACTCAACGATATGCAAGATCTTGTAAGCGTGGAAGCAGTCGCGACACCGGCACACACCAGAGGCTCCATGACGTACTTGTTGCGTACCAGAGAAGGCAGTAATGCTGGCGTTTACATGTTTACGGGTGACACAATGTTCAGCGCTGGTAGTGGTGTGCCGTTTGAAGCAGATGTAGATAAACACCAGGAAGAAACTGCTACGAAGCATGGATATTCGGCTATCAAAGCCAGCGCTGCTGGTTACGCCGTGGAGCGATGTTTCGCGGAATTGTTGGCACGATGTGGCTACAATGGTGATCGCTCCAACTCGCTTAGTAGCGACAAAGTTATGCTGTTTTCGGGGCACGAGTATACGGCGGAATTACTGATACGACAATTATCGCAAAGCGTGGGTGATTCTTGCAACTGGAAACTCTTTTCTCCTGACTATTTCTTTGAAACCGTTTCTCAACTCTACGTCGCCATGCACCGACGATCTCTACCGCACAGCAGTGGTAAGCTCTTATGCGTTCCATCTTCGCTGCAACGAGAACTCTACATCAATCCGCAATTCCGTAGTCTGCGAAAAAGGGGAGAAATACTATCGGGAGCTATTCGACACTGGAATGATCACTTTGCGATGGTCAAAATTGCTGAAGACTATGGATTGTTTGAAAATCCACACAGCAACGGAACGGCAAACGCAAGATCGAAGGATGGACCGCCGTTATCGTCGACAACAAGGCAGTGGAATTTAGCGGCCCAAAACATCAATCGCCAAGTCTTTACAACCGTCTACGCTGACGATTTCAACGATGTTATCGAAAGGTTGGAGTCCGGCAGAATGTCAGCAGCACAAGCTAGCCATGTGCTGAAAAGGATGAAAACGAAACTCGGAACGCCCTCCGTAAATCGACGACCAATTCCCAATACGCTACCGTCGAACCGTAGTGTCTTTAAGGGACTTGTTGGCTTTGTCTTGTTGGGATCGCGTCCCGCTGCGTTGACTTTGGCCGATGCGCGTGTTCTCAAATTACCTCCACCTACCCGGGCTACGAACAACAGGATACGAATCAGCAAAATACGATTGATTACGGTGTTGACTTGGCTTGGATTGATTGAAGACAATCAGGAGGGGCGGCGCCTCCACGCAATGATTGCACAAATATGGAGAGAAGCGTTGGAATTCCAAGGCCGTGTTCTTGGTGATCTAAAGCTGACCGTCGAAGATTCGAGCTACAATACTGTCGATGTCGAGGGGACATCGGCGGATGATGAGGTAGAATTGGGTGCGTTGAAGTGGGTTGTTTATGGCTTACCCTGGTACGGGCCAAAAGGAAACTGGTGCAGGCCATGCGCCCAACCAGCAATACACTACGATCCACTGCATCCAGTGGGTCGCTCGAACTTACCGCAGCATGCCGGAGAAATGATTCGTCATGATGTTTTCTCATGCTATCTGTGTCGCAACGCTACTGGCTGCCCCCTGACTGATGGCTCGTATTCCAACACACAAACCGGAGAATCGATGCGGGTGCATCCATCTATGAATACAATCAACTCAACAACCTGCGACGAAGAGGGAGAAGCGGCGTGTATTGAAGTAGAGATGGCTGCGAGTATTCTCAAGGAAGCGTGA
- a CDS encoding predicted protein — EDEWRSWKTLGDPVLHIELREWADVLLLCPLSAHTLAKISHGLCDDVLSSIVRAWDWGYHATRPPKPILVAPAMNTAMWTHPLTAQQLQTVQSFYNASRYPEKGVLLIDPQTKELACGEVGNGALAAVETILSAVREALCA, encoded by the coding sequence GAAGACGAGTGGCGCTCTTGGAAGACGCTTGGTGACCCGGTCCTGCACATTGAACTCCGCGAATGGGCCGACGTACTATTGCTTTGCCCCTTATCCGCACACACGCTCGCGAAAATATCGCACGGTCTTTGTGACGATGTACTTTCCAGTATCGTACGCGCCTGGGACTGGGGCTACCACGCTACGAGGCCGCCCAAACCAATATTGGTCGCCCCCGCCATGAACACAGCGATGTGGACGCACCCGTTGACTGCCCAGCAGCTCCAAACTGTGCAATCGTTCTATAACGCATCTCGGTATCCCGAGAAGGGAGTGCTGCTTATTGATCCTCAAACGAAAGAGTTGGCCTGTGGAGAAGTCGGTAACGGGGCTCTGGCAGCGGTTGAGACTATACTAAGTGCGGTTCGGGAAGCCCTATGTGCATAG
- a CDS encoding predicted protein — protein NKNVYIWAGFFTISLVVYSMLSGGDFSFLMTYGAMSRMFGFGILNVKTFKSERASGVSVKTLQLYCLVFFFRLTSIIRHEGYLPYDKSGDWLYHFIEIAALLFTASALYGCMVPFKGTYQKELDRFGEFNVPEGLGAIYLAGPILIIAILIHPNLNADFISDTAWTYAMYLESTALMPQLYMFQKQASGVVELLTAHFVAALGFGRLMEFFFWIYSYHELANSSGSKLPGYLALFSQFVQLVLMIDFFWYY, from the coding sequence AACAAGAATGTTTATATTTGGGCTGGATTTTTCACCATTTCTCTAGTCGTCTACTCTATGCTATCGGGAGGAGACTTTTCTTTTCTAATGACGTATGGTGCCATGTCACGgatgtttggctttggaATTCTTAACGTCAAAACCTTCAAGTCAGAGCGAGCATCTGGTGTTTCCGTCAAAACTCTTCAGCTCTACTGTctggttttcttcttccgactcACTTCCATCATTCGGCATGAGGGATATTTGCCGTACGACAAATCGGGTGACTGGTTGTATCATTTTATCGAGATTGCTGCGCTGCTGTTCACCGCGAGTGCATTGTACGGATGCATGGTCCCTTTTAAAGGAACGTACCAAAAAGAGCTGGATCGGTTCGGAGAATTCAATGTCCCAGAAGGCTTAGGCGCTATTTACTTGGCTGGACCCATTCTGATCATTGCTATTTTGATTCATCCTAACTTGAACGCTGATTTCATTAGCGATACGGCATGGACGTACGCGATGTACTTGGAATCTACAGCTCTCATGCCACAACTTTACATGTTCCAAAAGCAGGCTTCGGGAGTCGTCGAGCTTCTCACGGCACATTTTGTTGCAGCCCTGGGTTTCGGTCGGCTCATGGAGTTCTTTTTCTGGATCTACAGCTATCATGAGTTGGCCAATAGCTCGGGCTCGAAGCTTCCGGGATATCTGGCGCTTTTTTCGCAATTCGTCCAGCTGGTATTGATGATTGACTTTTTCTGGTACTAC
- a CDS encoding predicted protein produces the protein MSSEGPYGRHGFQSNPGGGGYGGGASYGGGAPTGGAYMAPSYGGGYGGGASYAAPSPQGYGGDYGGYSAQGSGDYMVGLAGGYFQVIVPWPMVDFVQVIARMGKTLGKFC, from the coding sequence ATGTCTTCCGAAGGGCCTTACGGACGCCACGGCTTTCAGTCTAATCCTGGAGGCGGCGGATACGGGGGAGGTGCCAGCTACGGCGGTGGAGCTCCCACAGGAGGCGCCTACATGGCTCCGTCGTACGGAGGTGGCTACGGCGGAGGCGCCTCCTACGCCGCTCCTTCTCCGCAAGGCTATGGAGGAGATTACGGTGGATACAGTGCACAGGGATCGGGTGATTACATGGTAGGTTTGGCTGGGGGGTATTTTCAGGTCATTGTGCCGTGGCCCATGGTCGATTTTGTCCAAGTGATTGCACGAATGGGCAAGACTTTGGGAAAGTTTTGCTAA
- a CDS encoding predicted protein, which yields MGKRASSTLSEDPPRFLSPWRILFLGVSLLAMGTFAFLRIPGLMVDNAKGDPLVNAFYCSVITLTTVGYGDICPGDLTLLGQVFLVCYGLFGLGMFGGPVMTLASSWTKHVPGGLPTVGTVAMSVGVGIFMQLEGLNEAEAMYASFITGTTIGYGDVTPSTDAGKIAVAFYAICAIPVVAGLMEPARVLLEGTWNCDVLPDDDFYQEA from the exons ATGGGGAAAAGAGCCTCGAGTACCCTTTCGGAAGATCCACCAAGGTTCCTGTCGCCTTGGCGtatcctttttcttggagTGTCTCTATTGGCGATGGGAACTTTTGCCTTCCTGCGCATTCCCGGACTGATGGTTGACAATGCTAAAGGGGATCCACTCGTCAATGCCTTCTACTGTTCCGTGATCACATTGACAAC TGTCGGGTACGGGGATATCTGTCCTGGCGATCTGACACTGCTGGGCCAGGTTTTTCTCGTGTGTTATGGTCTGTTTGGACTTGGAATGTTCGGTGGTCCGGTCATGACTTTGGCATCATCTTGGACAAAGCATGTTCCGGGGGGACTGCCGACTGTGGGGACGGTAGCCATGAGTGTTGGTGTGGGAATATTTATGCAGTTGGAAGGTTTGAACGAAGCCGAAGCTATGTACGCAAGCTTCATCACTG GTACTACAATCGGATACGGAGACGTTACACCATCTACGGATGCGGGAAAGATTGCTGTTGCTTTCTACGCCATCTGCGCCATTCCTGTGGTGGCCGGGCTTATGGAACCAGCGAGGGTGCTATTGGAAGGG ACTTGGAATTGCGACGTGCTACCAGACGATGATTTCTATCAAGAAGCTTGA
- a CDS encoding predicted protein, whose amino-acid sequence MDIVQEKLQVLRTKLDKYPVLQQAESTTSVPKEFLVLGGGLLFAVLTVFGIGIASLTSLVGFVYPAFKSFQAIETKSKGDDTQWLVYWVIFAFFSIIEVFVDVLLYWIPFYFAFKLAFLLWAMLPQTKGAKFLYESFLKDLLKKNESKIDQALANAKKNSGSFASEFSNAASDIATSAASAVSSTQENKKVT is encoded by the exons ATGGACATTGTACAAGAGAAATTGCAGGTTCTACGAACCAAGCTGGACAAGTATCCAGTGTTGCAGCAAGCCGAG TCAACGACTAGTGTTCCCAAGGAGTTTCTCGTCCTCGGGGGCGGGTTGCTGTTTGCGGTCTTGACTGTTTTCGGAATCGGCATTGCGTCTCTCACTAGCCTCGTCGGCTTTGTCTATCCCGCTTTCAAGAGCTTTCAAGCGATTgaaacaaaatcaaagggGGACGACACGCAGTGGCTGGTGTACTGGGtcatttttgcttttttcagTATCATCGAAGTGTTCGTGGACGTCCTTTTGTACTGGATCCCGTTCTACTTTGCATTTAAACTCGCCTTTCTGCTTTGGGCCATGTTGCCTCAAACCAAGGGTGCCAAGTTCTTGTACGAGAGTTTCCTCAAGgatcttttgaaaaagaacgAATCCAAAATTGACCAAGCTTTGGCGAACGCAAAGAAGAACTCGGGCTCGTTCGCCTCGGAATTTTCGAACGCAGCTTCGGACATTGCCACTTCCGCCGCCTCGGCCGTTTCGTCGACCCAAGAAAACAAGAAGGTCACGTAG
- the RPA2 gene encoding predicted protein (replication protein A is athree-subunit protein that plays a central role in eukaryotic DNA replication, homologous recombination, and excision repair): MDYQGGGGFGNSGSAGGSGYSGGGGSAGNSGGKARRSYDEQTMVPVTIRMCLGAMPDEISEGVGGLQLEDGRRLYHVRFVAAVRSFEDFSTNVVYTLEDGTGLMEVKQWLDDNHCTAIAEMRQHTLKENIYLKVVGQIKEYDGKKMVVAESIRVLSTGNELAHHMLEVVYAGETFKRKDSIVAPQSSMMFNTNTVKGSALHANSSDGGWKDELLRFIRMEGDKSDMGVSIDACIKYIGRPSSEVHQAVADFSSNGNLYSTIDENYYKFAM; this comes from the coding sequence ATGGACTATCAAGGTGGGGGAGGTTTTGGAAACAGCGGAAGTGCCGGGGGTAGCGGCTAcagtggcggtggcggtagTGCGGGGAATAGTGGAGGCAAAGCTCGTCGGTCCTACGACGAACAAACCATGGTCCCCGTGACGATTCGAATGTGTCTGGGAGCCATGCCGGACGAAATATCCGAAGGCGTGGGAGGCTTACAGCTCGAAGATGGGCGTAGACTCTACCACGTGCGTTTCGTCGCAGCTGTCCGCTCGTTCGAGGACTTCTCGACGAACGTCGTCTACACCTTGGAAGACGGCACCGGATTGATGGAAGTCAAGCAATGGCTGGACGATAACCATTGTACCGCAATTGCCGAGATGCGTCAGCACACACTCAAGGAAAATATCTATCTGAAAGTTGTGGGGCAGATTAAGGAATACGACGGTAAAAAAATGGTCGTAGCCGAATCAATCCGGGTACTATCGACTGGGAACGAACTGGCCCACCACATGCTCGAAGTAGTCTACGCTGGGGAAACTTTCAAGCGCAAGGACAGTATCGTTGCACCGCAGTCATCTATGATGTTCAACACCAATACCGTGAAAGGATCGGCGCTGCATGCCAACTCTAGTGACGGCGGATGGAAGGACGAGCTGCTGCGCTTTATCCGGATGGAAGGGGACAAGTCCGATATGGGGGTCAGTATAGATGCCTGTATCAAGTACATTGGACGCCCATCGTCCGAAGTTCATCAGGCCGTAGCTGATTTCTCTTCCAATGGAAATCTGTACTCAACTATCGACGAGAACTACTACAAGTTTGCTATGTAA
- a CDS encoding predicted protein has product MMATLFLHVEARIAALCGQCFFNIGPCGEETLSSARATTGRRIGTTLSPPWSQSTPTAYTRRASGQIASGPSPWLYTVFGISDNGLTISNSTGGNINTLFNDDPLVPVVRVHGNDMMDVYSKTQHVFDYARRQSAPAVVVYQNLVRRIGHAATYQQNAYLKGEQIKSMAEMQIMECALVQAEEVLSATTYITLLDKFQENAFAITVEEAKVTRDDMVQRVSAPLHPMSSISSILSPSNQTPNDMDAKPEVMREDDSVVYFGEGVRHGGYHLVTAGVAVFFSETHLRFSSGETSLLGAAKGFSQVGLTLIVEIPYAKYLDCGADTFAEIAAMNWLSNGQRPNGTAIRLQGFDRGVFGDVFCYSNGEDCVHGFRNAVRQTKAGRVVMPVDSAFLLNLHYLRGKDRAWERPYPLSDGTASIQDCDSVRRYGNTGTFAIVTYGNGVLNSSKARRTLWKQGKIANEDDRLSVS; this is encoded by the exons ATGATGGCTACCTTGTTCTTGCACGTAGAAGCGCGGATTGCCGCCCTGTGTGGACAATGCTTTTTCAACATTGGGCCATGTGGTGAAGAAACCCTCTCCTCGGCACGCGCTACGACCGGAAGACGCATCGGCACTACACTATCGCCACCTTGGAGTCAGTCTACTCCGACAGCTTATACAAGGAGAGCCTCTGGACAAATTGCTAGTGGACCGAGCCCGTGGCTATACA CGGTGTTTGGTATTTCCGACAACGGTCTTACCATTTCAAACTCGACGGGAGGTAACATAAATACGTTGTTTAATGACGACCCATTGGTGCCTGTGGTTCGCGTCCATGGCAATGATATGATGGATGTCTACAGCAAGACACAGCATGTTTTCGACTATGCCAGAAGACAGTCTGCGCCGGCTGTTGTAGTCTACCAGAATTTGGTGCGCCGAATCGGTCACGCGGCAACCTACCAACAGAACGCATATCTTAAAGGGGAGCAAATAAAATCAATGGCGGAAATGCAGATCATGGAGTGTGCGCTGGTACAAGCCGAAGAGGTCCTTTCAGCAACAACGTATATAACACTCTTGGACAAATTTCAAGAGAATGCTTTTGCAATAACTGTCGAAGAGGCGAAAGTGACTCGAGACGATATGGTGCAACGAGTGTCCGCTCCTTTGCACCCAATGTCATCAATATCGTCAATTCTGTCACCATCAAATCAGACCCCAAATGACATGGACGCAAAACCGGAA GTCATGAGAGAGGACGACAGTGTCGTATACTTCGGTGAAGGTGTACGTCATGGTGGCTATCATTTGGTAACAGCAGGTGTAGCTGTTTTTTTTTCCGAAACGCATCTTCGCTTTTCCTCCG GCGAAACGTCGTTATTGGGAGCTGCAAAGGGCTTTTCGCAAGTCGGTCTTACACTGATCGTAGAGATTCCGTACGCAAAATACTTGGATTGTGGCGCCGACACGTTTGCTGAGATTGCTGCGATGAATTGGCTTTCAAACGGTCAACGCCCCAATGGAACGGCCATTCGCCTCCAAGGATTTGACCGCGGCGTTTTCGGAG ATGTATTTTGCTACAGTAACGGAGAAGATTGCGTCCATGGCTTTCGCAATGCTGTACGGCAGACCAAAGCTGGACGCGTGGTTATGCCTGTCGACTCCGCATTTCTATTGAACCTGCACTACTTGAGGGGAAAAGATCGGGCTTGGGAACGCCCCTATCCCTTAAGTGATGGAACTGCGTCAATTCAGGACTGTGATTCGGTCCGCCGCTACGGTAACACTGGCACTTTCGCAATTGTAACGTACGGTAACGGAGTTCTTAATTCTTCGAAGGCTCGACGAACACTTTGGAAGCAAGGCAAAATTGCCAACGAGGACGATCGACTGTCCGTCTCTTAG
- a CDS encoding predicted protein produces MSRFNELLQRTPQTTTGIIALCVILHVVTKVLLDLNLRIFTLCPQLVIYRLEIYRIATSALFHGNIMHLAMNMMTTLAIGSLLEKRFGTFRLLLIILWSILLTGILYIGIALFLAIIIQKNQLMRQHSVGFSGVIFHLSVLESNLGTHQSRSVFGFFDVPSYLYPWVLLVGLQIFMPGLSFTGHLVGILVGTLQLYGGLNWILWGEERLKRVDNWSRLDFLTRQHNFCPTTAETGCQVGGQSSSLMGSVRQGSVIVRRFLFYVLAGIQSILFSSYNPVNTFEDEDDWDGLPLYSDDQSERGEMV; encoded by the coding sequence ATGTCTCGCTTCAATGAACTCCTCCAGCGAACACCGCAAACAACAACGGGCATAATCGCGCTGTGTGTGATCTTGCATGTTGTGACAAAAGTGCTTCTCGATCTTAATCTACGCATCTTTACGCTTTGTCCTCAGCTGGTAATTTATCGACTCGAAATCTATCGGATAGCGACCAGCGCCTTGTTTCACGGAAACATTATGCATCTCGCGATGAACATGATGACCACCCTGGCTATTGGCTCtttgttggaaaaacgaTTCGGGACGTTTCGCTTGCTCCTGATAATCCTTTGGTCAATATTACTAACTGGAATCCTTTATATTGGCATCGCTCTCTTCCTTGCCATAATAATCCAGAAAAATCAGCTGATGAGACAGCATTCGGTTGGTTTTTCGGGCGTTATTTTTCATCTTTCGGTTTTGGAGTCCAATCTTGGCACGCATCAATCTCGGAGCgtctttggctttttcgacgTACCTTCATACCTGTACCCGTGGGTGCTATTGGTGGGGCTCCAAATATTCATGCCGGGTTTGTCCTTTACCGGTCATTTGGTGGGAATTTTAGTGGGAACTTTACAATTGTACGGGGGGTTGAATTGGATATTGTGGGGGGAAGAAAGGCTCAAACGAGTGGACAACTGGTCCCGTCTGGACTTTCTGACGAGACAGCATAACTTTTGCCCTACCACTGCGGAAACTGGATGCCAGGTTGGCGGTCAATCATCGTCGCTGATGGGTTCGGTGCGGCAAGGGAGTGTAATTGTCCGGCGTTTTCTGTTCTACGTGCTCGCAGGCATTCAGTCGATATTATTCAGCTCCTACAATCCTGTAAACActtttgaagacgaagacgactggGATGGGCTACCGTTATATTCTGACGACCAATCGGAGAGAGGCGaaatggtataa